A genomic segment from Triticum dicoccoides isolate Atlit2015 ecotype Zavitan chromosome 1A, WEW_v2.0, whole genome shotgun sequence encodes:
- the LOC119291434 gene encoding uncharacterized oxidoreductase At4g09670-like: MSSAAPAPEEQPPRPVRFGIMGCASIARKLARAMLLAAPACAVTAVGSRSEAKARLFAADNGLPAEARLHGSYEALLDDPGVDAVYLPLPTSLHVQWATAAAARGKHVLLEKPAALCAADLDAILAACDASGVQFMDSTMWMHHPRTAKMHELLPADVGDVRVVNSLFSFRANEDFLQNDIRVKPDLDALGALGDAGWYCIRAILWAVDYELPKHVIALSDPVKNQAGVLIACGATLYWADGKMATFHCSFLTNLTMDLTVVGTDGTLHVTDFIIPYEEKSGPFSVASKSNFAELSNGWVPQPSKHVVMTDLPQEALMVQEFCRLVQGIRDAGAKPENKWPAITRKTQVVLDAVKTSIDNGFGSVDVVS; encoded by the exons ATGTCGTCCGccgcgccggcgccggaggagcagCCGCCACGCCCTGTGCGTTTCGGCATCATGGGATGCGCCTCCATCGCGCGCAAGCTCGCGCGGGCCATGCTGCTCGCCGCGCCCGCCTGCGCCGTGACCGCCGTCGGCAGCCGCTCCGAGGCCAAGGCCCGCCTCTTCGCCGCCGACAACGGCCTCCCCGCGGAAGCGCGCCTGCACGGCTCCTACGAGGCGCTCCTCGACGACCCGGGCGTCGACGCCGTCTACCTCCCGCTCCCCACCAGCCTCCACGTCCAgtgggccaccgccgccgccgcgcggggCAAGCACGTGCTCCTCGAGAAGCCCGCCGCGCTCTGCGCCGCCGACCTCGACGCCATCCTCGCCGCCTGCGACGCCAGTGGCGTCCAGTTCATGGACTCCACCATGTGGATGCACCACCCCCGCACCGCCAAGATGCACGAGCTCCTCCCCGCCGACGTCGGCGACGTCAGAGTT GTGAACAGTCTGTTCAGCTTCCGAGCAAACGAAGATTTCCTCCAGAATGACATCAGGGTAAAGCCAGACCTCGACGCCCTGGGCGCGCTCGGCGACGCCGGGTGGTACTGCATCCGCGCGATCCTGTGGGCCGTCGACTACGAGCTTCCAAAGCACGTGATCGCGCTCTCTGACCCTGTCAAGAACCAAGCCGGCGTGCTCATCGCCTGTGGCGCGACACTCTACTGGGCCGACGGCAAGATGGCCACCTTCCACTGCTCGTTCCTCACCAACCTCACCATGGACCTGACCGTCGTCGGCACGGACGGTACTCTCCACGTCACCGACTTCATCATCCCGTATGAAGAGAAGTCCGGCCCGTTCAGCGTGGCCTCCAAGTCGAACTTCGCCGAGCTCAGCAACGGATGGGTTCCGCAGCCGAGCAAGCACGTTGTCATGACAGACCTGCCACAGGAGGCCCTGATGGTCCAGGAGTTCTGCAGGCTGGTGCAGGGCATCAGAGACGCCGGCGCCAAGCCTGAGAACAAGTGGCCGGCCATCACCCGGAAGACGCAGGTTGTGCTGGATGCAGTGAAGACTTCCATTGACAACGGATTTGGGTCTGTCGATGTTGTGAGCTAA